Proteins from one Flavobacterium sp. N2038 genomic window:
- a CDS encoding M1 family metallopeptidase, translating into MRKYFGGAFFAFLVSFGANAQGLLNKSETVFTHQDTLRGTITKERAWWDLKYYHLDVKVNPSDKTIKGSNTVRYTVLAENNKMQIDLQEPMQIYKVTQDGKELKFERDGNAFFIQLTAKQKVGETKEVVISFGGKPREAVKAPWDGGISWKKDKNGNDFIASSCQGLGASVWWPCKDHMYDEVENMLISVNVPGHLTDVSNGRLKSVKKEKDGTKTFNWYVSNPINNYGVNINIGDYVNFSEKYQGEKGELDCDYYVLRDNLALAKEQFKDAPRMLKAFENWFGPYPWYEDSYKLVEAPYLGMEHQSSVTYGNEYKNGYLGRDLSGTGWGLKFDFIIIHESGHEWFANNITYKDIADMWVHESFTNYSESLFVEYYYGKDAGAEYVIGCRKNISNDKPIIGHYDVNNEGSGDMYPKGANMLHMMRQIINDDAKWKSILRGLNKTFYHQTVTGKQIQDYINEQSGINFNRVFAQYLTTTQIPVFEYMFKNGTFGYHWTNCVSKFDMPIKVKINGVETWLKPTTEWQSIKTANEDRKLEVDKNFYVKTSNIVE; encoded by the coding sequence ATGAGAAAATACTTTGGTGGCGCTTTTTTCGCCTTTCTAGTTAGTTTCGGAGCAAATGCCCAAGGACTTTTAAATAAGTCAGAAACTGTTTTTACACATCAGGATACTTTACGCGGAACCATTACAAAAGAAAGAGCCTGGTGGGATTTAAAATATTATCATTTAGATGTAAAAGTTAATCCATCAGACAAGACAATAAAAGGTTCAAATACGGTACGTTATACTGTTTTAGCAGAGAATAATAAGATGCAAATCGATTTGCAGGAACCAATGCAGATTTACAAAGTAACTCAGGATGGAAAAGAACTGAAATTCGAGAGAGATGGAAATGCATTTTTTATTCAGTTAACTGCAAAACAAAAAGTTGGAGAAACCAAAGAGGTCGTAATTTCCTTTGGAGGAAAACCCAGAGAAGCTGTTAAAGCTCCTTGGGATGGCGGAATTAGCTGGAAGAAAGATAAAAACGGAAACGATTTTATTGCATCATCTTGTCAGGGTTTAGGTGCAAGTGTTTGGTGGCCATGTAAAGATCACATGTATGATGAAGTAGAAAATATGCTAATCAGCGTAAATGTTCCGGGACACTTAACAGATGTTTCTAACGGAAGATTGAAAAGTGTTAAAAAAGAGAAAGATGGTACTAAAACCTTTAATTGGTATGTATCGAATCCAATTAATAATTATGGCGTAAATATCAATATTGGGGATTATGTTAATTTCTCTGAAAAATATCAAGGAGAAAAAGGTGAATTAGATTGCGATTATTATGTTTTAAGAGATAACTTGGCTTTGGCTAAAGAGCAATTTAAAGATGCGCCAAGAATGCTTAAGGCTTTTGAAAACTGGTTTGGTCCTTATCCTTGGTATGAAGACAGCTATAAATTGGTTGAAGCGCCTTATTTAGGAATGGAACATCAGAGTTCTGTAACTTATGGTAACGAATATAAAAATGGTTATCTGGGGCGTGATTTGAGTGGAACAGGCTGGGGTTTAAAATTTGATTTTATCATTATTCATGAATCAGGGCATGAATGGTTTGCCAACAATATTACCTACAAGGATATTGCAGATATGTGGGTTCACGAAAGTTTTACAAACTATTCTGAAAGTCTTTTTGTGGAGTATTATTACGGAAAAGATGCTGGTGCAGAATATGTAATTGGCTGTAGAAAAAATATTAGTAATGATAAGCCAATCATAGGACATTATGATGTAAATAATGAAGGATCAGGAGATATGTACCCAAAAGGGGCAAATATGCTTCATATGATGCGTCAGATCATTAATGATGATGCCAAATGGAAATCTATTTTAAGAGGTTTAAATAAAACTTTTTATCATCAAACCGTAACCGGAAAACAGATTCAGGATTATATCAACGAGCAATCCGGAATTAACTTCAATAGAGTTTTTGCTCAATATTTAACTACTACACAAATTCCGGTTTTTGAATATATGTTTAAAAATGGAACGTTTGGTTATCACTGGACAAATTGTGTAAGTAAATTTGATATGCCGATAAAGGTTAAAATCAATGGAGTAGAAACCTGGCTTAAACCAACTACAGAATGGCAGTCTATTAAAACAGCAAATGAGGACAGAAAACTTGAAGTAGATAAAAACTTCTATGTTAAGACTTCTAATATTGTAGAATAG
- a CDS encoding carbohydrate-binding family 9-like protein produces MCTTTVDSQNIIISKTNEKIFIDGDLSDWKTSFQGPFVIHNSGEKATQNTFVSLSWNDENLYIAYRSDDSKIVGADQQKDSQIFNTDDLVEIFIDPDGNGQNYIEIGVNAFSTNYDMLLKCISPDCGGWNTSMAFNIEGLETVSKITTEGFCTEIKIPFAALEEIENGNFAKPKTGTKWKGNLFRIDYGNTTEYLSLQPYKSSKFGFHQPQEFATFEFKE; encoded by the coding sequence ATGTGTACGACCACAGTAGATTCACAGAATATAATTATTTCAAAAACAAACGAAAAAATATTTATTGATGGTGATTTATCAGATTGGAAAACTTCTTTTCAAGGCCCGTTTGTCATTCATAATTCAGGAGAAAAAGCTACTCAAAATACATTTGTTTCACTTTCGTGGAATGATGAAAACCTTTATATTGCTTACCGTTCAGACGATTCTAAAATTGTGGGCGCAGATCAGCAGAAAGACTCTCAAATTTTCAATACCGATGATTTAGTAGAAATTTTTATCGATCCAGACGGAAACGGACAAAATTATATTGAAATTGGAGTAAATGCTTTTTCAACAAATTACGATATGTTATTAAAATGCATTTCACCAGATTGTGGCGGGTGGAACACTTCAATGGCTTTTAATATTGAAGGGCTTGAAACTGTAAGCAAAATAACAACAGAAGGTTTTTGTACCGAAATTAAAATCCCTTTTGCCGCTCTTGAAGAAATCGAAAATGGCAACTTTGCAAAACCAAAGACCGGAACAAAATGGAAAGGAAATCTTTTTAGGATCGATTATGGAAACACGACCGAATATCTGTCATTACAGCCCTATAAAAGTTCTAAGTTTGGGTTTCATCAACCACAGGAATTCGCAACTTTCGAATTTAAAGAATAG
- the ettA gene encoding energy-dependent translational throttle protein EttA: MSDDKKVIFSMQKLSKTYQGADKPVLKNIYLSFFYGAKIGILGLNGSGKSSLLKIIAGVDKNYQGDVVFQPGYTVGYLEQEPILDDSKTVIEIVREGAAETMAVLEEYNQINDLFGLEENYSDPDKMDKLMDRQAALQDKIDALGAWEIDTKLEIAMDALRTPEGDTPIKNLSGGERRRVALCRLLLQQPDVLLLDEPTNHLDAESVLWLEQHLAQYSGTVIAVTHDRYFLDNVAGWILELDRGEGIPWKGNYSSWLDQKSNRMAQEEKVASKRRKTLERELEWVRQGAKGRQTKQKARLQNYDKLLNEDQKQLDENLEIYIPNGPRLGTNVIEAKNVAKAFGDKLLYDNLNFTLPQAGIVGIIGPNGAGKSTIFKMIMGEQATDSGEFSVGETVKIAYVDQSHSNIDPNKSIWENFADGQELIMMGGKQVNSRAYLSRFNFGGGEQNKKVSMLSGGERNRLHLAMTLKEEGNVLLLDEPTNDLDVNTLRALEEGLENFAGCAVIISHDRWFLDRICTHILAFEGDSEVYFFEGSFTDYEENKKKRLGGDLTPKRLKYRKLIR, encoded by the coding sequence ATGTCAGACGATAAGAAAGTAATTTTCTCAATGCAAAAATTGAGTAAAACCTATCAGGGAGCAGACAAGCCAGTACTTAAGAATATTTATTTAAGTTTCTTTTACGGAGCTAAAATTGGTATTTTGGGACTTAACGGTTCAGGAAAATCTTCTCTTTTAAAAATTATTGCAGGTGTAGATAAAAACTACCAGGGAGATGTTGTTTTTCAACCGGGTTATACTGTTGGTTATTTAGAGCAAGAGCCAATTCTTGATGATTCAAAAACTGTTATTGAAATTGTTCGTGAAGGAGCTGCTGAAACTATGGCAGTTTTAGAAGAATACAATCAAATAAATGATTTATTTGGTCTTGAAGAAAACTATTCAGATCCTGATAAAATGGATAAATTGATGGACCGTCAGGCAGCATTGCAAGATAAAATTGATGCTCTTGGCGCCTGGGAAATCGATACAAAATTAGAGATCGCAATGGATGCTCTACGTACTCCGGAAGGTGATACGCCAATTAAAAACCTTTCAGGAGGTGAGCGTCGTCGTGTAGCTTTATGTCGTTTGTTATTACAACAGCCAGATGTATTGTTATTAGATGAGCCTACCAACCACCTTGATGCCGAGTCAGTTCTTTGGTTAGAGCAACATTTAGCACAATATTCAGGAACTGTAATTGCTGTAACGCACGACCGTTACTTCCTTGATAATGTTGCAGGATGGATTTTAGAGTTGGATAGAGGAGAAGGTATTCCATGGAAAGGAAATTATTCTTCTTGGTTAGATCAAAAATCAAACCGTATGGCTCAGGAAGAAAAAGTAGCTTCTAAACGCAGAAAAACGTTAGAGCGTGAGTTAGAATGGGTTCGTCAGGGAGCAAAAGGTCGTCAGACCAAACAAAAAGCACGTTTACAGAACTACGATAAATTATTAAATGAAGACCAAAAACAACTGGATGAAAACCTGGAGATCTATATCCCAAATGGTCCACGTTTAGGTACAAATGTTATCGAAGCTAAGAATGTAGCTAAAGCTTTTGGAGATAAATTATTATATGATAATTTAAACTTTACTTTGCCACAAGCCGGAATTGTGGGGATTATTGGGCCAAACGGTGCTGGTAAATCTACTATTTTCAAAATGATTATGGGGGAGCAGGCTACAGACAGCGGAGAATTTTCAGTTGGAGAAACTGTAAAAATCGCTTACGTAGATCAGTCGCACTCTAATATTGATCCGAATAAATCAATTTGGGAAAACTTTGCTGATGGTCAGGAATTGATTATGATGGGTGGAAAGCAAGTTAACTCAAGAGCTTATTTATCACGTTTTAATTTTGGTGGAGGTGAGCAAAACAAAAAAGTATCTATGCTTTCTGGTGGAGAACGTAACCGTTTGCACTTAGCAATGACGCTAAAAGAGGAAGGAAACGTACTTTTACTGGATGAGCCTACGAATGACCTGGACGTAAATACACTTCGTGCACTTGAAGAAGGTTTAGAAAATTTTGCAGGTTGTGCAGTAATTATTTCTCACGACAGATGGTTCTTAGATAGAATTTGTACGCATATTTTAGCTTTTGAAGGTGATTCTGAAGTTTATTTCTTTGAAGGAAGTTTCACTGATTATGAAGAAAATAAGAAGAAACGTCTTGGTGGAGATTTAACCCCAAAACGTTTGAAATACAGAAAATTAATTAGATAA
- a CDS encoding CAL67264 family membrane protein: MGMNKNTILGWATLVMILMGLLLIGLGVFRYSEVSGWGFGAVGVGFLANAWVFNALKGRV, translated from the coding sequence ATGGGAATGAATAAAAATACCATTTTAGGATGGGCTACTTTGGTAATGATACTTATGGGCTTGTTACTTATAGGTCTAGGGGTTTTTAGATACAGTGAAGTATCGGGCTGGGGATTTGGCGCTGTTGGAGTTGGTTTTTTGGCTAATGCATGGGTTTTTAATGCTTTGAAAGGAAGGGTGTAA
- the holA gene encoding DNA polymerase III subunit delta, whose amino-acid sequence MDEVVKIVNDIKAGNIKPIYFLMGEEPYYIDKLSEYIEQNVLAEEEKGFNQTVLYGRDVSVEDIVSTAKRYPMMADRQVVIVKEAQDLSRTIDKIESYVNNPMETTVLVFCYKYKTLDKRKKVTKLLAQNGIVYESKKLYENQVGDWIKRVLAGKKYTIDQKANAMLVEFLGTDLSKINNELEKLQIILPQGTMITPQHIEENIGFSKDYNVFELRKAIGERNQLKAYKIAENFAHNPKEYPLVMTTGLVFGFFVQLLKYHGLKDKNPKNVAAAIGVNPYFLKEYDLALKNYPMRKVSQIVGALRDIDVKSKGVGANALPQSDLLKEMLYKIFN is encoded by the coding sequence ATGGATGAAGTTGTAAAAATTGTCAACGATATTAAGGCAGGAAATATTAAGCCTATCTATTTTTTAATGGGTGAGGAACCTTATTATATAGATAAGTTGTCTGAATATATTGAGCAAAATGTACTGGCTGAAGAAGAAAAGGGGTTTAATCAGACTGTTTTATATGGTAGAGATGTTTCGGTTGAGGATATTGTTTCAACGGCCAAGCGCTATCCTATGATGGCTGATCGTCAAGTTGTTATTGTAAAGGAAGCACAGGATTTATCCCGAACCATAGATAAAATTGAATCGTATGTAAATAATCCAATGGAGACAACGGTTTTGGTTTTTTGCTATAAATATAAGACACTTGATAAACGTAAAAAAGTTACTAAGCTATTAGCACAAAACGGAATCGTTTATGAAAGTAAAAAACTGTATGAAAATCAGGTTGGTGACTGGATAAAACGTGTTCTGGCGGGTAAAAAATATACGATCGACCAAAAAGCTAATGCAATGTTGGTTGAGTTTCTGGGAACTGATTTGAGTAAAATAAACAATGAACTGGAAAAACTTCAGATTATTTTGCCACAGGGAACTATGATTACGCCTCAGCATATTGAGGAGAATATCGGATTCAGTAAAGATTATAATGTTTTTGAGCTTAGAAAAGCAATCGGCGAGCGCAATCAGCTTAAAGCCTATAAAATTGCAGAAAACTTTGCTCATAATCCAAAAGAATATCCTCTTGTAATGACCACCGGACTTGTCTTTGGTTTTTTTGTACAGCTTTTAAAATACCACGGACTTAAAGATAAAAATCCGAAAAACGTAGCAGCTGCAATTGGTGTAAATCCGTATTTTTTAAAGGAATATGACTTGGCTCTAAAAAATTATCCAATGCGAAAAGTGAGTCAGATTGTTGGCGCTTTAAGAGATATCGATGTCAAAAGCAAAGGAGTTGGTGCCAATGCTTTACCGCAATCAGATTTGCTTAAAGAAATGCTTTATAAAATATTTAATTAA
- a CDS encoding type I restriction enzyme HsdR N-terminal domain-containing protein has product MLKLNFPTYTFRFKNSENKVSIFDEIRKKFIILTPEEWVRQHVVHYLMIEKKYPKSLINVEKVLTVNGLRKRYDVVVFNPDGSIHILVECKAPEVKISQATFDQIARYNMTMQARFLNVTNGLNHFYCQMDFENEKYEFLRNLPDYKQNH; this is encoded by the coding sequence ATGTTAAAGCTAAATTTCCCTACTTATACTTTTCGATTCAAAAATAGCGAAAATAAAGTGTCTATTTTTGATGAAATCAGAAAAAAATTTATCATACTTACCCCAGAAGAATGGGTTCGTCAACACGTTGTTCACTATTTAATGATTGAAAAAAAATACCCAAAATCACTCATTAACGTGGAGAAAGTTTTAACAGTCAACGGATTACGAAAAAGATATGATGTAGTCGTATTCAACCCTGATGGTTCTATACATATATTAGTAGAGTGTAAAGCGCCAGAAGTAAAAATATCGCAGGCAACTTTTGATCAAATTGCACGTTATAATATGACAATGCAGGCACGGTTTTTGAATGTGACAAACGGACTAAATCATTTTTATTGCCAGATGGATTTTGAAAACGAAAAATATGAGTTTTTAAGAAACCTGCCTGATTATAAACAAAACCATTAA
- a CDS encoding glycosyltransferase family 2 protein has translation MDKIAIVILNWNGVKLLEQFLPSVLQFSENAPIYIADNASTDNSINFVRQNFPTVKIVQNDGNYGFAKGYNVALQSIDAEIYALVNSDIEVTENWLEPIIKTFDLEKQTAIIQPKILDYKNKEYFEYAGAAGGFIDKYGFPFCRGRIFDTLEKDNGQYDDNCELFWASGACFFIRKEVYHELHGFDETFFAHQEEIDLCWRAANEGHIIKYNSQSVVYHVGGATLQQGNPKKTFLNFRNSLLMLVKNLPKKGLFFVIFFRMILDGIAGIRFLTQGKFSHTFAILKAHFSFYCISLKYLKKRKDFQIQRYYTVKSIVYLYYIKKIMVFKEIFNSKQNIKN, from the coding sequence TTGGATAAAATAGCAATTGTCATTTTGAACTGGAACGGAGTAAAATTGCTTGAACAATTTTTGCCTTCAGTTCTGCAATTTTCAGAAAATGCACCTATATATATAGCAGACAATGCTTCAACAGACAATTCTATTAATTTTGTCAGGCAAAATTTCCCAACCGTTAAAATAGTACAAAATGATGGCAACTATGGTTTTGCAAAAGGCTATAATGTTGCCCTGCAAAGTATTGATGCCGAAATTTATGCATTAGTAAATTCAGATATTGAGGTTACTGAGAATTGGCTGGAACCAATCATAAAGACTTTTGATCTAGAGAAGCAGACAGCCATTATTCAGCCAAAAATTCTTGATTATAAGAACAAAGAGTATTTTGAATATGCCGGAGCTGCCGGGGGCTTTATTGATAAATATGGTTTTCCATTTTGTCGTGGACGCATTTTTGACACTTTAGAAAAAGACAATGGTCAATATGATGATAACTGCGAGTTATTCTGGGCTTCAGGAGCCTGTTTTTTTATTAGAAAAGAAGTTTATCATGAACTACACGGCTTTGACGAAACTTTTTTTGCACATCAGGAAGAAATAGATTTATGCTGGCGTGCTGCAAATGAAGGCCATATAATAAAATACAACTCACAATCTGTTGTTTACCATGTAGGGGGTGCAACTTTACAGCAGGGAAATCCAAAAAAGACATTTTTGAATTTTAGAAATTCATTATTAATGCTTGTCAAAAACCTACCAAAAAAAGGGTTATTTTTTGTGATTTTCTTCCGCATGATATTAGATGGTATTGCAGGTATCCGTTTTCTTACACAAGGTAAGTTCAGCCATACTTTTGCCATTTTAAAGGCGCATTTTTCATTTTATTGCATATCTTTAAAGTATCTAAAAAAGCGAAAAGATTTTCAAATACAACGATACTATACCGTAAAAAGTATCGTTTACTTGTATTACATAAAGAAAATAATGGTTTTTAAAGAAATCTTTAACAGTAAACAAAATATTAAGAACTAA
- a CDS encoding flagellar motor protein MotB yields the protein MRKIVIALSVLMALTSCVSKKQYAALEAKNKETQDLLNSCTVKLNSCLEEKAGLAATAESYKQHNQDLINSSKDLTVLTTKGAENLEKSLESLKEKDLKISRLQDALTKKDSVTLALVTSLKGAVGINDPDIEINVEKGVVFISIADKLLFKSGSYDVSDKAKSVLAKVAKVVNDKPDFECMVEGHTDDVPYKSNGIILDNWDLSVKRSTSIVRVLTNDLGVNPAKLIAAGRSSYVPLVANDSAENKARNRRTRIVVMPKIDQFYDMIEKEMKKQAK from the coding sequence ATGAGAAAAATAGTTATCGCACTATCAGTATTAATGGCCTTGACTTCGTGTGTATCGAAAAAACAATACGCAGCATTAGAAGCTAAGAACAAAGAGACACAAGATCTATTAAACTCTTGCACTGTAAAATTGAATTCTTGTTTAGAAGAAAAAGCGGGATTGGCTGCTACAGCTGAAAGCTACAAACAACATAATCAAGACTTAATTAACAGTTCAAAAGATTTAACGGTTTTAACTACTAAAGGAGCTGAAAACCTTGAAAAATCTCTAGAAAGCTTAAAAGAAAAAGATTTAAAAATCTCTAGACTACAGGATGCACTTACTAAAAAAGACAGTGTAACTCTAGCTTTAGTTACAAGTTTAAAAGGTGCAGTTGGAATCAACGACCCGGATATCGAAATCAATGTTGAAAAAGGAGTTGTATTTATTTCTATCGCTGATAAATTGTTATTCAAAAGCGGAAGCTACGACGTAAGTGATAAAGCAAAATCTGTTTTAGCTAAAGTTGCAAAAGTTGTAAATGACAAACCAGATTTCGAATGTATGGTTGAAGGTCACACTGATGACGTTCCTTACAAAAGCAACGGAATTATCTTAGACAACTGGGATTTAAGTGTTAAACGTTCTACTTCTATCGTTCGTGTTTTAACAAATGATCTTGGAGTTAACCCAGCTAAATTAATTGCTGCAGGTAGAAGCTCTTATGTACCATTAGTTGCTAATGATTCAGCTGAAAACAAAGCTCGTAACAGAAGAACTCGTATCGTTGTTATGCCAAAAATCGATCAGTTCTACGATATGATTGAAAAAGAAATGAAAAAACAAGCAAAATAA
- a CDS encoding L-threonylcarbamoyladenylate synthase, with product MAEFIKIYPDKPSEAAIAKVVKVLQNGGLVIYPTDTVYGLGCDITNSRALEKIAKIKGVKLEKANFSFICHDLSNLSDYVRQIDTSTFKILKRALPGPYTFILPGNNNLPKEFKKKTTVGIRVPDNNIILEIVRQLGNPVVSTSIRDEDDVIEYTTDPELIFEKWQNLVDLVIDGGYGDNVGSTIIDLSEHEPVIVREGKGDIGIL from the coding sequence ATGGCTGAATTTATAAAAATATACCCGGATAAACCTAGTGAAGCAGCAATTGCAAAAGTTGTAAAAGTGCTTCAGAATGGAGGGTTGGTAATTTATCCAACAGATACTGTTTACGGTTTAGGTTGTGATATTACCAATTCCAGAGCATTGGAAAAAATTGCTAAAATAAAAGGAGTTAAATTAGAGAAAGCTAATTTTTCGTTTATTTGTCATGATTTGAGTAATTTATCAGATTATGTACGTCAGATAGATACTTCGACATTTAAGATATTAAAAAGAGCATTGCCAGGACCTTATACTTTTATTTTGCCAGGGAATAATAATCTGCCAAAAGAGTTTAAAAAGAAAACTACCGTCGGTATCCGTGTTCCTGATAATAATATTATTTTAGAAATTGTACGACAATTAGGAAATCCGGTTGTTTCAACGTCTATTCGGGATGAAGATGATGTAATTGAGTATACTACTGATCCTGAATTGATTTTTGAAAAATGGCAAAATCTCGTAGATTTGGTAATTGATGGAGGATATGGGGATAATGTAGGTTCAACAATTATAGATTTATCTGAACATGAGCCTGTTATAGTAAGAGAAGGTAAGGGTGATATAGGAATTTTGTAA
- a CDS encoding ATP-dependent helicase, whose amino-acid sequence MQKYIDQLNEAQRQPVLKKDGPMIIIAGAGSGKTRVLTIRIAYLMAQGIDAFNILSLTFTNKAAREMKHRISDIVGASEAKNLWMGTFHSIFARILRAESDHLGYPSNFTIYDSQDSARLISSIIKEMQLDRDIYKPKQILGRISNYKNSLITVKAYFNNPELVEADAMAKRPRLGEIYQQYVERCFKAGAMDFDDLLLKTNELLTRFPEVLAKYQDRFRYILVDEYQDTNHSQYLIVRALSDRFQNICVVGDDAQSIYAFRGANINNILNFQKDYEGVIMFRLEQNYRSTRNIVEAANTVMEHNKTKLDKVVWTANDFGPRIKVHRSLTDAEEGRFVASTIFEQKMQHQLHNGSFAILYRTNAQSRAMEDALRKRDIPYRIYGGLSFYQRKEIKDVLCYLRLVINPKDEEALIRVINYPARGIGDTTVEKLTIAANHYKRSIWEVMVNIDKIDLKLNAGTKNKLNDFVTMIQNFQVIDQNHDAFYITDYVAKKTGLVQELKKDATPEGMAKIQNIEELLNGLKDFTEGQKEIDGARGALSEFMEDVALATDLDKDTADDDRVALMTIHLAKGLEFPHVFVVGMEEDLFPSAMSMSTRSELEEERRLFYVALTRAEHQAYLTYAQSRYRWGKLTDSEPSRFIEEIDGQFLEYLTPAETNYRYKSPIDGDIFGDIDKSKLRLAKPVGGTPPKHVTDNNPKPDLNIRKLKPVGGINPNAAAPNLFDNKLTIGNMVMHERFGKGEVVNLEGVGADKKAEIKFEVGGIKKLLLRFAKLDVVG is encoded by the coding sequence ATGCAGAAGTACATTGATCAACTCAATGAAGCGCAACGACAACCCGTTCTGAAGAAAGACGGGCCAATGATTATTATTGCTGGTGCGGGTTCGGGAAAAACTCGTGTTTTAACGATTAGAATTGCCTATTTAATGGCTCAGGGTATTGATGCCTTTAATATTTTGTCGCTGACTTTTACCAATAAAGCAGCGCGAGAAATGAAGCACAGGATTTCGGATATTGTGGGTGCATCTGAAGCAAAAAATCTTTGGATGGGAACTTTTCACTCTATTTTTGCGCGTATTCTTCGTGCAGAATCAGATCATTTAGGATATCCTTCCAATTTTACTATTTATGATTCTCAGGATTCGGCCCGATTGATTTCTTCGATTATCAAAGAAATGCAGTTGGATCGTGATATTTACAAACCAAAACAGATTTTAGGTCGTATATCTAATTATAAAAACAGTTTGATTACGGTAAAGGCCTATTTTAATAATCCGGAATTGGTTGAAGCCGATGCGATGGCAAAAAGGCCTAGACTAGGCGAGATTTATCAGCAGTATGTAGAGCGTTGTTTTAAGGCTGGAGCAATGGATTTTGATGATTTATTATTGAAAACCAACGAATTATTAACTCGTTTTCCAGAGGTTTTAGCAAAATATCAGGATCGTTTTCGTTATATTCTGGTTGATGAGTACCAGGATACGAATCACTCTCAGTATTTGATTGTAAGAGCTTTATCAGACCGTTTTCAGAATATTTGTGTGGTTGGTGATGATGCACAGAGTATTTATGCGTTTCGTGGAGCAAATATTAATAATATTCTGAATTTCCAGAAGGATTATGAAGGAGTAATAATGTTCCGTTTAGAGCAGAATTATCGTTCTACCCGAAATATTGTGGAAGCGGCTAATACGGTTATGGAGCACAATAAAACCAAACTGGATAAAGTAGTTTGGACGGCGAATGATTTTGGACCTAGAATTAAGGTGCACAGAAGTTTGACAGATGCAGAGGAAGGTCGTTTTGTAGCGAGCACGATTTTTGAACAGAAAATGCAGCATCAGCTTCATAATGGATCTTTTGCTATTTTATATCGTACAAATGCACAGTCACGTGCAATGGAGGATGCGTTGAGAAAACGTGATATTCCGTATAGAATTTATGGTGGATTGTCATTCTACCAACGTAAGGAAATTAAAGATGTTTTGTGTTATTTACGTTTAGTAATAAACCCAAAGGATGAAGAAGCATTAATTCGTGTAATTAATTATCCGGCGCGTGGAATTGGAGATACAACGGTTGAAAAGCTGACTATTGCTGCAAATCACTATAAACGCTCGATTTGGGAAGTAATGGTTAATATTGATAAAATTGACTTGAAACTGAATGCTGGTACGAAGAATAAACTGAATGATTTTGTGACCATGATTCAGAATTTTCAGGTAATTGATCAAAACCACGATGCTTTCTATATTACAGATTATGTGGCAAAGAAAACCGGTTTAGTTCAGGAACTTAAAAAAGATGCCACACCGGAGGGAATGGCGAAAATTCAGAATATTGAAGAACTTTTAAATGGTTTAAAAGATTTTACTGAAGGGCAAAAAGAAATTGACGGAGCAAGAGGAGCATTATCTGAATTTATGGAAGATGTAGCACTTGCAACAGACTTAGATAAAGATACAGCTGATGATGACCGTGTAGCATTAATGACAATTCACTTAGCTAAAGGGCTGGAATTTCCTCATGTATTTGTGGTTGGTATGGAAGAAGATTTGTTTCCAAGCGCTATGAGTATGAGTACCAGAAGTGAATTGGAAGAAGAACGTCGATTATTTTACGTAGCTTTAACTCGTGCAGAGCATCAGGCATATTTAACTTATGCTCAATCCCGTTACCGTTGGGGAAAACTAACAGATAGTGAACCATCACGTTTTATTGAAGAAATTGATGGTCAGTTTTTAGAATATCTGACTCCGGCCGAAACGAATTACAGATATAAATCGCCTATTGATGGTGATATTTTTGGAGATATAGATAAATCAAAATTGCGACTGGCAAAACCGGTAGGTGGAACTCCGCCAAAACATGTGACAGACAATAATCCGAAACCAGATCTTAATATTCGAAAATTAAAACCAGTTGGAGGAATAAATCCAAATGCAGCTGCTCCAAATTTATTTGACAATAAATTAACTATAGGAAATATGGTAATGCATGAGCGTTTTGGTAAAGGAGAAGTAGTAAATTTAGAAGGTGTTGGTGCAGATAAAAAAGCCGAAATAAAATTTGAGGTTGGCGGAATTAAGAAACTGTTGTTGAGATTTGCTAAATTAGATGTGGTAGGATAA